In one window of Mycteria americana isolate JAX WOST 10 ecotype Jacksonville Zoo and Gardens chromosome 24, USCA_MyAme_1.0, whole genome shotgun sequence DNA:
- the MKNK2 gene encoding MAP kinase-interacting serine/threonine-protein kinase 2 isoform X4, with protein MVQKKSEIPGFHRSFKGQNPFDLEFDQSNHLEPVFNFECPPRPDMPSSQPIDIPDAKKRNKKKKRCRATDSFSGRFEDVYQLQEEVLGEGAHARVQSCVNLITNKEYAVKIIEKRLGHIRSRVFREVEMLYQCQGHRNVLELIEFFEEEERFYLVFEKMRGGSILTHIHRRRHFNELEASVVVQDIASALHFLHNKGIAHRDLKPENILCESPDQVSPVKICDFDLGSGIKLNGDCSPISTPELLTPCGSAEYMAPEVVEAFNEEASIYDKRCDLWSLGVILYIMLSGYPPFVGHCGSDCGWDRGEACHTCQNMLFESIQEGKYEFPDKDWAHISFGAKDLISKLLVRDAKKRLSAAQVLEHPWVQGCAPDNTLPTPIILQRARRNVFLSFCAPAGSSLGVRSEPGGCPGIWGRAVALGWVLHPCFRRGCSPVAVPS; from the exons ATGGTGCAGAAGAAATCAGAGATCCCGGGTTTCCACCGCTCCTTCAAG GGACAAAACCCCTTCGACCTGGAGTTTGACCAGTCCAACCACCTGGAGCCCGTCTTCAACTTCGAGTGCCCGCCCCGTCCCG ACATGCCTTCAAGTCAGCCCATCGATATCCCCGATGccaagaaaaggaacaagaagaagaagCGCTGCAGAGCCACCGACAGCTTCTCCGGCAGGTTCGAAG ATGTTtaccagctgcaggaggaggtgctgggagaAGGGGCCCATGCCAGAGTCCAGTCCTGCGTTAACCTCATCACCAACAAGGAGTACGCGGTGAAG ATCATCGAGAAGCGCCTGGGACACATCCGCAGCAGGGTCTTCCGGGAAGTGGAGATGCTGTATCAGTGCCAGGGACACAG GAATGTCCTGGAGCTGATCGAGttctttgaggaggaggagaggttttACCTGGTGTTCGAGAAGATGAGAGGAG GCTCCATCCTGACCCACATCCACCGGAGACGCCACTTCAACGAGCTGGAGGCCAGCGTGGTGGTGCAGGATATCGCCAGCGCCCTGCACTTTTTGCACAACAAAG gaATCGCGCACAGGGatctaaaaccagaaaatattctGTGCGAGAGCCCAGACCAG gtctccCCGGTGAAGATCTGCGACTTTGACCTGGGAAGCGGCATCAAACTCAACGGCGATTGCTCCCCCATTTCCACCCCGGAGCTGCTCACCCCG TGCGGCTCCGCCGAGTACATGGCCCCGGAGGTGGTGGAAGCCTTCAACGAGGAGGCGTCCATCTATGACAAGCGCTGTGACCTGTGGAGCCTGGGCGTCATCCTGTACATCATGCTGAGCGGGTACCCCCCCTTCGTGGGCCACTGCGGCTCTGACTGCGGCTGGGACCGGGGCGAGGCGTGCCACACCTGCCAG aACATGCTCTTCGAGAGCATCCAGGAGGGGAAGTACGAGTTTCCCGACAAGGACTGGGCGCACATCTCCTTTGGAGCCAAAGACCTCATTTCCAAGCTGCTGGTGAGAGATGCCAAGAAGCGGCTCAGCGCAGCCCAGGTCCTggagcacccctgggtgcagggg TGCGCCCCGGATAACACCCTGCCAACCCCCATCATCCTGCAGAG GGCACGGAGAAatgtcttcctttccttctgcgctccagctggcagctccctgggggTAAGGTCAGAGCCAGGGGGATGCCCAGGCATCTGGGGCCGTGCTGTTGCGTTGGGTTGGGTGTTGCACCCCTGTTTTCGGAGGGGCTGCTCGCCGGTGGCTGTGCCCTCGTGA
- the MKNK2 gene encoding MAP kinase-interacting serine/threonine-protein kinase 2 isoform X3: protein MPSSQPIDIPDAKKRNKKKKRCRATDSFSGRFEDVYQLQEEVLGEGAHARVQSCVNLITNKEYAVKIIEKRLGHIRSRVFREVEMLYQCQGHRNVLELIEFFEEEERFYLVFEKMRGGSILTHIHRRRHFNELEASVVVQDIASALHFLHNKGIAHRDLKPENILCESPDQVSPVKICDFDLGSGIKLNGDCSPISTPELLTPCGSAEYMAPEVVEAFNEEASIYDKRCDLWSLGVILYIMLSGYPPFVGHCGSDCGWDRGEACHTCQNMLFESIQEGKYEFPDKDWAHISFGAKDLISKLLVRDAKKRLSAAQVLEHPWVQGEQQCQRAHLLCCRGYRRQPPADTARRGRGGGGGGGSTTHHHQSYLTGHAALPPLRVQAGQAAAEEQPGQGGGRRAAPGGPAGPGGRPSLSCAPRTCCTPCPPSSSFFLSSLPTPKNPTVSG, encoded by the exons ATGCCTTCAAGTCAGCCCATCGATATCCCCGATGccaagaaaaggaacaagaagaagaagCGCTGCAGAGCCACCGACAGCTTCTCCGGCAGGTTCGAAG ATGTTtaccagctgcaggaggaggtgctgggagaAGGGGCCCATGCCAGAGTCCAGTCCTGCGTTAACCTCATCACCAACAAGGAGTACGCGGTGAAG ATCATCGAGAAGCGCCTGGGACACATCCGCAGCAGGGTCTTCCGGGAAGTGGAGATGCTGTATCAGTGCCAGGGACACAG GAATGTCCTGGAGCTGATCGAGttctttgaggaggaggagaggttttACCTGGTGTTCGAGAAGATGAGAGGAG GCTCCATCCTGACCCACATCCACCGGAGACGCCACTTCAACGAGCTGGAGGCCAGCGTGGTGGTGCAGGATATCGCCAGCGCCCTGCACTTTTTGCACAACAAAG gaATCGCGCACAGGGatctaaaaccagaaaatattctGTGCGAGAGCCCAGACCAG gtctccCCGGTGAAGATCTGCGACTTTGACCTGGGAAGCGGCATCAAACTCAACGGCGATTGCTCCCCCATTTCCACCCCGGAGCTGCTCACCCCG TGCGGCTCCGCCGAGTACATGGCCCCGGAGGTGGTGGAAGCCTTCAACGAGGAGGCGTCCATCTATGACAAGCGCTGTGACCTGTGGAGCCTGGGCGTCATCCTGTACATCATGCTGAGCGGGTACCCCCCCTTCGTGGGCCACTGCGGCTCTGACTGCGGCTGGGACCGGGGCGAGGCGTGCCACACCTGCCAG aACATGCTCTTCGAGAGCATCCAGGAGGGGAAGTACGAGTTTCCCGACAAGGACTGGGCGCACATCTCCTTTGGAGCCAAAGACCTCATTTCCAAGCTGCTGGTGAGAGATGCCAAGAAGCGGCTCAGCGCAGCCCAGGTCCTggagcacccctgggtgcagggg GAACAGCAGTGCCAAAGAGCTCACCTCCTTTGCTGCCGAGGCTATCGCCGTCAACCGCCAGCTGACACGGCGCgacgaggacgaggaggaggaggcggaggaggaagCACGACCCATCATCATCAAAGCTACCTCACGGGCCATGCAGCTCTCCCCCCCCTCCGAGTCCAAGCTGGCCAAGCGGCGGCAGAAGAGCAGCCTGGCCAAGGCGGTGGCCGCCGGGCAGCACCTGGTGGCCCCGCTGGTCCTGGTGGCCGACCAAGCCTGAGCTGTGCCCCTCGGAcctgctgtaccccatgtcccccctcctcctccttctttctttcttccctccccacccctaaAAACCCCACCGTTTCTGGCTAG
- the MKNK2 gene encoding MAP kinase-interacting serine/threonine-protein kinase 2 isoform X1 has translation MVQKKSEIPGFHRSFKGQNPFDLEFDQSNHLEPVFNFECPPRPDMPSSQPIDIPDAKKRNKKKKRCRATDSFSGRFEDVYQLQEEVLGEGAHARVQSCVNLITNKEYAVKIIEKRLGHIRSRVFREVEMLYQCQGHRNVLELIEFFEEEERFYLVFEKMRGGSILTHIHRRRHFNELEASVVVQDIASALHFLHNKGIAHRDLKPENILCESPDQVSPVKICDFDLGSGIKLNGDCSPISTPELLTPCGSAEYMAPEVVEAFNEEASIYDKRCDLWSLGVILYIMLSGYPPFVGHCGSDCGWDRGEACHTCQNMLFESIQEGKYEFPDKDWAHISFGAKDLISKLLVRDAKKRLSAAQVLEHPWVQGEQQCQRAHLLCCRGYRRQPPADTARRGRGGGGGGGSTTHHHQSYLTGHAALPPLRVQAGQAAAEEQPGQGGGRRAAPGGPAGPGGRPSLSCAPRTCCTPCPPSSSFFLSSLPTPKNPTVSG, from the exons ATGGTGCAGAAGAAATCAGAGATCCCGGGTTTCCACCGCTCCTTCAAG GGACAAAACCCCTTCGACCTGGAGTTTGACCAGTCCAACCACCTGGAGCCCGTCTTCAACTTCGAGTGCCCGCCCCGTCCCG ACATGCCTTCAAGTCAGCCCATCGATATCCCCGATGccaagaaaaggaacaagaagaagaagCGCTGCAGAGCCACCGACAGCTTCTCCGGCAGGTTCGAAG ATGTTtaccagctgcaggaggaggtgctgggagaAGGGGCCCATGCCAGAGTCCAGTCCTGCGTTAACCTCATCACCAACAAGGAGTACGCGGTGAAG ATCATCGAGAAGCGCCTGGGACACATCCGCAGCAGGGTCTTCCGGGAAGTGGAGATGCTGTATCAGTGCCAGGGACACAG GAATGTCCTGGAGCTGATCGAGttctttgaggaggaggagaggttttACCTGGTGTTCGAGAAGATGAGAGGAG GCTCCATCCTGACCCACATCCACCGGAGACGCCACTTCAACGAGCTGGAGGCCAGCGTGGTGGTGCAGGATATCGCCAGCGCCCTGCACTTTTTGCACAACAAAG gaATCGCGCACAGGGatctaaaaccagaaaatattctGTGCGAGAGCCCAGACCAG gtctccCCGGTGAAGATCTGCGACTTTGACCTGGGAAGCGGCATCAAACTCAACGGCGATTGCTCCCCCATTTCCACCCCGGAGCTGCTCACCCCG TGCGGCTCCGCCGAGTACATGGCCCCGGAGGTGGTGGAAGCCTTCAACGAGGAGGCGTCCATCTATGACAAGCGCTGTGACCTGTGGAGCCTGGGCGTCATCCTGTACATCATGCTGAGCGGGTACCCCCCCTTCGTGGGCCACTGCGGCTCTGACTGCGGCTGGGACCGGGGCGAGGCGTGCCACACCTGCCAG aACATGCTCTTCGAGAGCATCCAGGAGGGGAAGTACGAGTTTCCCGACAAGGACTGGGCGCACATCTCCTTTGGAGCCAAAGACCTCATTTCCAAGCTGCTGGTGAGAGATGCCAAGAAGCGGCTCAGCGCAGCCCAGGTCCTggagcacccctgggtgcagggg GAACAGCAGTGCCAAAGAGCTCACCTCCTTTGCTGCCGAGGCTATCGCCGTCAACCGCCAGCTGACACGGCGCgacgaggacgaggaggaggaggcggaggaggaagCACGACCCATCATCATCAAAGCTACCTCACGGGCCATGCAGCTCTCCCCCCCCTCCGAGTCCAAGCTGGCCAAGCGGCGGCAGAAGAGCAGCCTGGCCAAGGCGGTGGCCGCCGGGCAGCACCTGGTGGCCCCGCTGGTCCTGGTGGCCGACCAAGCCTGAGCTGTGCCCCTCGGAcctgctgtaccccatgtcccccctcctcctccttctttctttcttccctccccacccctaaAAACCCCACCGTTTCTGGCTAG
- the MKNK2 gene encoding MAP kinase-interacting serine/threonine-protein kinase 2 isoform X2 — MVQKKSEIPGFHRSFKGQNPFDLEFDQSNHLEPVFNFECPPRPDMPSSQPIDIPDAKKRNKKKKRCRATDSFSGRFEDVYQLQEEVLGEGAHARVQSCVNLITNKEYAVKIIEKRLGHIRSRVFREVEMLYQCQGHRNVLELIEFFEEEERFYLVFEKMRGGSILTHIHRRRHFNELEASVVVQDIASALHFLHNKGIAHRDLKPENILCESPDQVSPVKICDFDLGSGIKLNGDCSPISTPELLTPCGSAEYMAPEVVEAFNEEASIYDKRCDLWSLGVILYIMLSGYPPFVGHCGSDCGWDRGEACHTCQNMLFESIQEGKYEFPDKDWAHISFGAKDLISKLLVRDAKKRLSAAQVLEHPWVQGCAPDNTLPTPIILQRNSSAKELTSFAAEAIAVNRQLTRRDEDEEEEAEEEARPIIIKATSRAMQLSPPSESKLAKRRQKSSLAKAVAAGQHLVAPLVLVADQA; from the exons ATGGTGCAGAAGAAATCAGAGATCCCGGGTTTCCACCGCTCCTTCAAG GGACAAAACCCCTTCGACCTGGAGTTTGACCAGTCCAACCACCTGGAGCCCGTCTTCAACTTCGAGTGCCCGCCCCGTCCCG ACATGCCTTCAAGTCAGCCCATCGATATCCCCGATGccaagaaaaggaacaagaagaagaagCGCTGCAGAGCCACCGACAGCTTCTCCGGCAGGTTCGAAG ATGTTtaccagctgcaggaggaggtgctgggagaAGGGGCCCATGCCAGAGTCCAGTCCTGCGTTAACCTCATCACCAACAAGGAGTACGCGGTGAAG ATCATCGAGAAGCGCCTGGGACACATCCGCAGCAGGGTCTTCCGGGAAGTGGAGATGCTGTATCAGTGCCAGGGACACAG GAATGTCCTGGAGCTGATCGAGttctttgaggaggaggagaggttttACCTGGTGTTCGAGAAGATGAGAGGAG GCTCCATCCTGACCCACATCCACCGGAGACGCCACTTCAACGAGCTGGAGGCCAGCGTGGTGGTGCAGGATATCGCCAGCGCCCTGCACTTTTTGCACAACAAAG gaATCGCGCACAGGGatctaaaaccagaaaatattctGTGCGAGAGCCCAGACCAG gtctccCCGGTGAAGATCTGCGACTTTGACCTGGGAAGCGGCATCAAACTCAACGGCGATTGCTCCCCCATTTCCACCCCGGAGCTGCTCACCCCG TGCGGCTCCGCCGAGTACATGGCCCCGGAGGTGGTGGAAGCCTTCAACGAGGAGGCGTCCATCTATGACAAGCGCTGTGACCTGTGGAGCCTGGGCGTCATCCTGTACATCATGCTGAGCGGGTACCCCCCCTTCGTGGGCCACTGCGGCTCTGACTGCGGCTGGGACCGGGGCGAGGCGTGCCACACCTGCCAG aACATGCTCTTCGAGAGCATCCAGGAGGGGAAGTACGAGTTTCCCGACAAGGACTGGGCGCACATCTCCTTTGGAGCCAAAGACCTCATTTCCAAGCTGCTGGTGAGAGATGCCAAGAAGCGGCTCAGCGCAGCCCAGGTCCTggagcacccctgggtgcagggg TGCGCCCCGGATAACACCCTGCCAACCCCCATCATCCTGCAGAG GAACAGCAGTGCCAAAGAGCTCACCTCCTTTGCTGCCGAGGCTATCGCCGTCAACCGCCAGCTGACACGGCGCgacgaggacgaggaggaggaggcggaggaggaagCACGACCCATCATCATCAAAGCTACCTCACGGGCCATGCAGCTCTCCCCCCCCTCCGAGTCCAAGCTGGCCAAGCGGCGGCAGAAGAGCAGCCTGGCCAAGGCGGTGGCCGCCGGGCAGCACCTGGTGGCCCCGCTGGTCCTGGTGGCCGACCAAGCCTGA